A section of the Glandiceps talaboti chromosome 8, keGlaTala1.1, whole genome shotgun sequence genome encodes:
- the LOC144439340 gene encoding large neutral amino acids transporter small subunit 1-like: protein MAEMRTRKSQLQSTNDEPNNAVCKTQEEKKKDNKDTHDDAVVLKRQLNLFFCITIIVGTTIGSGIFISPKGVLLNAQSVGVSLIVWGSCGIFVILGGLIYAELGTTFGKAGGDYAYIYEGFGPVPAFLVVWITLVVATPASFSILAITFATYLTKPFFFDCETPQIAVTLVAVACLTAVFFVNIWKVKAAARTQNIFTVAKVIGLLMIIVGGIAQLFQGKTENLENAFEGGTGSILDFSLAYYSALFAYGGWNNMNMLTEEIQNPNRNFPIAVVVAEVTITLIYVSTNIAYLTVMSADELLASDAVALLHIIIPVIFFTWVLYLEVTGLIAAPVEAGIGLGIILTGVPVYYFGQWKNKPKSFKILTGKAARFLQQYLLVVKQEKETF, encoded by the exons ATGGCTGAGATGCGAACACGAAAAAGCCAGCTTCAGAGCACCAACGATGAGCCAAACAATGCTGTGTGTAAAACTCAAGAAGAGAAGAAGAAAGACAACAAGGATACACACGATGACGCAGTGGTACTAAAACGACAACTAAACTTGTTTTTCTGCATCACAATCATCGTCGGTACTACCATTGGATCTGGGATTTTCATTTCTCCAAAAGGCGTCCTTCTTAACGCCCAGTCAGTCGGAGTGTCACTTATAGTGTGGGGCTCGTGTGGAATTTTCGTAATTCTTGGTGGACTAATTTACGCAGAACTTGGTACAACATTTGGCAAAGCTGGAGGAGATTATGCATACATCTACGAAGGATTTGGGCCAGTGCCAGCATTTCTGGTAGTTTGGATAACCCTGGTAGTTGCCACACCTGCGTCATTTTCAATTCTAGCTATTACCTTTGCAACCTATCTGACAAAACCTTTCTTTTTCGACTGTGAAACACCACAAATTGCAGTGACACTCGTCGCTGTAGCCTGTTTAA CGGCCGTTTTTTTTGTGAACATTTGGAAAGTGAAGGCAGCTGCACGAACGCAAAACATTTTCACTGTTGCCAAGGTTATTGGACTGCTTATGATCATAGTTGGTGGGATAGCTCAACTATTTCAGG GAAAGACGGAAAACTTAGAAAATGCCTTCGAAGGAGGAACAGGATCGATTCTTGACTTTTCCCTAGCGTACTATTCGGCATTATTTGCTTACGGAGGATG GAATAACATGAACATGTTAACTGAAGAAATACAGAATCCTAATAGAAATTTTCCgattgctgttgttgttgctgagGTTACTATCACATTAATCTATGTGTCGACCAACATAGCTTATTTAACTGTGATGTCTGCTGATGAACTTTTAGCATCCGATGCTGTAGCCCTG ctTCATATAATCATACCCGTGATATTCTTTACATGGGTATTGTACCTGGAGGTAACTGGATTAATTGCGGCACCTGTTGAAGCGGGAATCGGATTAGGAATTATTCTGACTGGTGTACCAGTATACTACTTTGGACAGTGGAAAAACAAACCCAAATCATTTAAAATACTTACAG GTAAAGCAGCAAGATTTCTACAGCAATATCTACTTGTTGTGAAACAGGAAAAAGAAACTTTCTAA